From Acidianus brierleyi:
TAGAATTCCTTAGGTTTAGACTCTGACAGCACTTTCACAAACATTGCAATATGTTTTGCACTTATTGTAGACATAGATAGGTCAAAAGAAGGTATTATTCCAAATTTTGCTAACCAGTACATTAAAACGAAGTGTATGTGTGCGGAATATTTGCCATATATGAAAGTTGGTCTTATTATTGCTAAAGGGAAATTATTTTCTCTAGCTTTAGAGAAAACTATTTTTTCTCCCTCACATTTTGTAATTTCATAAGGCAATTTTGGAGATACTCCTTCACAATGCTTATCTTCTTCCTTTACGTTACCCGTTAATCCGGTAGCGGATGCAGCGCTTATATGAATTAATGCAGGTTTTGAAGTTTCTGAAACAATTTCTGAAATTTTTCTTGGAATTTCTACATGAGCTATCTTTAGTTCACTTTCATTATTTCCTATAACTCCTACAGTATTTATGACAACGTCAGAAGAAGATATGAGTTGTCTTAAATTATCTATGTCACTTAAAGGATTAAGTTTTACTAACTTTACTTTATTCTGAAGTATTTCTGAGTAAGTTTTCTTTACTCTTTCTAGATTCCTGTATGTAACTACTACTTCTCCATAATTTGATAAGTATTCGGCTATATGCGTAGAAAGGAATCCCAAACCTATAATTGTATATTTCATGTTAAATAATATCTTCTAAACATTTATAAATACCATTTAATATTATCAGGAAATAAAAACTAAATATCGTATAGAACTTATTTTTAAATATTAAAATTTATTAATATAACTTTCAAAAATTTTAACATAAGATTAAGCCAGGTGAATTTTCAATAGGAGCCATTGTCATTGTTTATTGCAGATAAAAATTGCTGTATGATTACTGTCTTAGCATTCTTAAGTATACCCATCCACTTATTGCTTGTAATAATCCTCCAATAATGAGGGGCATAGGTA
This genomic window contains:
- a CDS encoding NAD-dependent epimerase/dehydratase family protein — its product is MKYTIIGLGFLSTHIAEYLSNYGEVVVTYRNLERVKKTYSEILQNKVKLVKLNPLSDIDNLRQLISSSDVVINTVGVIGNNESELKIAHVEIPRKISEIVSETSKPALIHISAASATGLTGNVKEEDKHCEGVSPKLPYEITKCEGEKIVFSKARENNFPLAIIRPTFIYGKYSAHIHFVLMYWLAKFGIIPSFDLSMSTISAKHIAMFVKVLSESKPKEFYMYASECKLVKLDKFFELMAEALGRKSIKIPIKGTELIPSSLKCALKYAGTTYDCSKGKELIKDLDFDENEVKENALFMDELRKKAMLFAT